In the Solanum pennellii chromosome 5, SPENNV200 genome, one interval contains:
- the LOC107020042 gene encoding uncharacterized protein LOC107020042, with protein sequence MDPPQFQGGKSEDAHEFLTTCRELLEVVGLAESHGVRYATLQLRGPARDWWRTYSGCLPVGSPPVTWEQFAGAFQDRFIPWSVREESRLRFESLRQDGLSVTEYEARFCQLSRHALAIIPNETERIRRFVRGLTFSIRSAVFRTSREGTSFQSIVSAAKEAELMEREEFGDPKRARISGQFHGASSGGRGSQRVSGSFQQRGPIHASMPTFEGGQTSRGSYGPGQGSYGSQQRPTGRGNYSGFSGSTQQFPGQRFCFTCGDPDHLMRQCTSQRGRGGPRPNSSFQTRPPAPQGRGRGRVQSGRGDRVSSSGVAAQQSGGRGTTQDGGGRGGHCYAFPGRPEAETSDAVITELGPDLTYEEEPIAILDRQIRKLRTKELVSVKVQWKHRSVREATWETESDMRARYPQLFEASGTFFYFMFDDEHDF encoded by the exons ATGGACCCACCTCAGTTTCAGGGTGGGAAGAGCGAGGACgctcatgagtttctaactacctgccgagagttactagaggtggttggatTAGCTGAGTCACATGGGGTTCGATATGCTACACTCCAGCTTCGTGGACCAGCGAGAGACTGGTGGAGGACTTATTCGGGATGTTTGCCAGTTGGATCTCCtccagtgacttgggagcaGTTTGCTGGCGCATTCCAAGATCGTTTTATCCCATGGAGCGTGAGAGAGGAGAGTcgcttgaggtttgagagtctgAGACAGGATGGTTTATCGGTTACAGAGTATGAGGCGCGTTTTTGCCAGTTGTCTAGGCATGCGTTGGCCATTATTCCAAATGAGACAGAGAGGATCCGCAGATTTGTGAGGGGATTGACTTTCTCTATCAGGTCAGCTGTGTTTCGGACATCTAGGGAGGGGACTTCTTTCCAGTCCATTGTGAGCGCCGCCAAAGAGGCGGAATtgatggagagagaggagtttggggacCCTAAAAGGGCCCGTATATCAGGCCAGTTTCATGGTGCCTCATCTGGAGGTAGGGGATCACAGAGAGTGAGTGGTTCTTTTCAGCAGCGGGGACCTATTCATGCATCTATGCCGACATTTGAGGGTGGCCAGACATCTAGGGGTTCTTATGGCCCAGGTCAGGGCTCGTACGGTTCACAGCAGCGACCTACAGGGCGAGGCAATTATAGTGGGTTTTCAGGGTCCACACAACAGTTCCCAGGTCagagattttgttttacttgtggagaTCCCGATCATCTAATGCGGCAGTGTACTTCACAAAGGGGTCGTGGTGGGCCTCGACCTAATTCTTCATTCCAGACTAGACCACCAGCACCACAGGGTAGAGGTCGTGGCAGAGTTCAGTCAGGTAGAGGTGATAGAGTTTCTAGTAGTGGTGTTGCAGCTCAGCAGAGTGGGGGTAGAGGTACCACCCAGGATGGAGGTGGACGAGGAGGCCACtgctatgctttccccgggagacctgaggcggagacctctgatgctgttattacag ag CTGGGTCCAGACTTGAcatatgaggaggagcctatagctATATTGGATAGGCAAATCCGAAAGCTTAGGACCAAGGAGCTTGTTTCAGTGAAGGTGCAATGGAAGCACCGTTCAGTAAGAGAAGCAACTTGGGAGACAGAGTCTGACATGCGTGCCAGatatcctcaactttttgaagcttcaggtactttcttttactttatgttcgatgacgaacatgatttttag